A section of the Drosophila subobscura isolate 14011-0131.10 chromosome A, UCBerk_Dsub_1.0, whole genome shotgun sequence genome encodes:
- the LOC117898414 gene encoding uncharacterized protein DDB_G0284459, translating to MINGLSVSGGQQQAAAAANTKKTKAKSGGGAAITLHFAYNNNNNNSNSSNRNNYNHITGNKMDHQMNSNNPKESLSTKVLKIIESIRGGGGGGGVGGGEATAAGETIAGAVAKAVEEAATGGNSAGGAVAGLNWLPMPKRRTSLLQQAAVSSSTSANTKEKEQQQQQQQQQGKNAIKPSASSAGELPLQPQRTEDQEHAFRLIEDVHNYAKLQDDSEDDGEDLLDDDEDNDDEDEDDDEEEQQRMAVPAPLPVMRVPQEVTRIQLEDTEEHVDVVTVPQQEELVQQQQLQLQQQTAVETEDRRPEHHARRPMNAFLIFCKRHRAIVKERYKSLENRAITKILGDWWAALDEQEKHCFTDLAQQNKDAFFNANPNFKWYKLPAPPLRTLATRPGNATATAASDGQLLEEHPQQVPLQWEQRNELTASLSAAKLLRGNFFKLADETQMGELSALLQAQVQEKKKECALQQVLSETSQFLSTHMPGGTKRPIATQDSNSSNSSEEDAGISPCKKAKSSRSCKGKIYQELVNSGQLAAVAKKSKIRLNSGGQADPGVDAAVSSPHTQVESLEVANSQHPRSVSESSSSGGGGIAGFDLEEKIKELTALSLDAYLQRKRSTKKKKKFTAGKKQRNSNSASAATVSAGAGPTAAAGAGAGAAVKAETIDLVRKEAQRQAAAVGSQKRKARKESITRRDVSAIEQEVASILPLTINGCYIFDQTAACPDVAAKAANNTTSLTLSTTPSASSSSSSASPPLSSASSSSSSSSSSSSSSSQAAFDVTSTSDLLILAEVAANRTELTKSN from the exons ATGATCAACGGATTGAGTGTAAGCGGtggtcagcagcaggcagcagcagcagcaaatacgAAGAAGACGAAGGCAAAGTCAGGTGGAGGTGCTGCAATAACATTGCACTTTGcctacaacaataacaacaacaatagcaacagcagcaacaggaacaatTATAATCATATTACTGGCAACAAAATGGACCATCAAATGAACAGCAACAATCCAAAGGAATCGCTATCCACGAAGGTGCTCAAAATAATAGAAAGCAtcagaggaggaggtggaggaggaggagttggaggaggagaagcaacaGCGGCAGGTGAAACTAtagcaggggcagtggcaaaagcagTAGAAGAGGCGGCAACAGGTGGCAACAGCGCTGGTGGGGCCGTGGCAGGCCTGAACTGGTTGCCAATGCCCAAACGGCGCACATCTTTgctgcagcaagcagcagttTCGAGTAGTACCTCAGCAAACACcaaagagaaggagcagcagcagcagcagcagcagcagcaggggaagaATGCCATCAAGCCATCAGCCTCGTCTGCTGGTGAGTTGCCTTTGCAGCCACAGCGCACCGAAGACCAGGAGCACGCGTTTCGACTCATCGAGGATGTGCACAACTATGCCAAGCTGCAGGACGACAGCGAGGACGATGGTGAGGATCTGctggacgatgacgaggataatgatgatgaagacgaggacgatgatgaagaggagcaacagagaatggcagtgccagcgccacTGCCAGTAATGAGAGTGCCGCAGGAGGTGACGCGCATCCAACTGGAGGACACCGAAGAGCATGTGGATGTGGTGACTGTgccgcagcaggaggaactggtacagcagcagcaactgcagctgcagcagcaaacagcagttGAAACGGAGGACAGAAGACCCGAGCACCATGCCCGGCGTCCGATGAATGCATTTCTCATCTTCTGCAAACGTCATCGGGCCATTGTCAAGGAGCGCTACAAGTCCCTGGAGAATCG AGCCATTACCAAAATACTCGGCGACTGGTGGGCAGCACTCGACGAACAGGAGAAACATTGCTTCACGGACTTGGCACAGCAG AACAAAGATGCCTTTTTCAATGCCAATCCCAACTTTAAGTGGTACAAATTGCCAGCTCCACCGTTGCGCACACTGGCCACACGTCCCGGAAATGCCACAGCGACTGCTGCCAGCGATGGCCAACTGCTCGAGGAGCACCCGCAGCAAGTGCCGCTGCAGTGGGAGCAGCGCAATGAGCTGACCGCCTCCCTCTCCGCCGCCAAGTTGCTGCGTGGCAACTTCTTCAAGCTGGCCGATGAGACACAAATGGGTGAGCTGAGCGCCCTGCTGCAGGCACAGGtgcaggagaagaagaaggagtgTGCGCTGCAGCAGGTGCTGAGCGAAACGAGCCAGTTCCTGAGCACACACATGCCTGGCGGCACCAAGCGGCCCATTGCGACACAGGACAGCAACTCGAGTAACTCCAGCGAGGAGGATGCGGGCATATCCCCCTGCAAGAAGGCGAAATCCTCGCGCTCCTGCAAGGGCAAGATCTACCAGGAGCTGGTCAACTCCGGCCAACTGGCGGCTGTGGCTAAAAAGAGCAAAATCCGCCTGAATAGCGGCGGACAAGCAGATCCTGGCGTAGATGCAGCCGTCAGCAGCCCCCACACGCAAGTGGAGAGCCTGGAGgtggccaacagccagcatCCAAGAAGCGTCTCCGagtcgagcagcagcggcggcggcggcatcgcCGGCTTTGACCTAGAGGAGAAGATCAAAGAACTGACGGCGCTCAGTCTGGATGCCTACTTGCAGCGCAAGCGCAGCaccaagaaaaagaagaagtttACGGCGGGCAAGAAGCAGCGCAACTCGAACAGCGCCAGTGCTGCGACAGTGTCCGCTGGAGCAggaccaacagcagccgcaggtgcaggtgcaggtgcagcagtGAAAGCAGAGACCATCGATCTTGTGCGGAAGGAGGcacagcggcaggcagcggctGTGGGCAGTCAGAAGCGCAAGGCACGCAAGGAGAGCATCACACGGCGCGACGTGAGCGCCATTGAGCAGGAGGTGGCGTCCATTCTGCCTTTGACCATCAACGGGTGCTACATCTTCGACCAGACCGCCGCCTGCCCGGATGTGGCAGCGAAGGCAGCAAACAATACGACGTCCCTGACCCTGTCCACCACTCCCTCcgcctcctcatcgtcgtcgtctgcgtCGCCGCCACTCTCTTCGgcctcgtcgtcgtcatcgtcctcgtcatcatcgtcgtcgtcctcctcgcAGGCAGCTTTCGATGTGACCTCTACCTCAGATCTACTCATACTGGCCGAAGTAGCCGCCAACCGCACTGAGCTGACCAAGTCCAACTAA
- the LOC117898808 gene encoding translation factor waclaw, mitochondrial yields MHKTLSIRWSLIQAVGIVHSHPASRCKGTVLWPWQAACSWRKGLSTTNRVKDATAASESDSGSGSVSELSQDALLRDFAKIPVERIRNFSIIAHVDHGKSTLADRLLELTGAISKNAGQHQVLDSLQVERERGITVKAQTASIYYKYKDELYLLNLIDTPGHVDFSNEVSRSLAACDGVILLVDACHGVQAQTVANYHLAKQRNLTVVPVLNKIDIKHANPEQVCHDLQLLFGIDPAEVLKVSAKLGTGVAQVLERVIELIPAPTVDRKSAFRALIFDSWFDKYRGALNLIYVLNGQLEQGQDIQSLATKKSYPVKSISVLRPVECSVASLSAGQVGLIACNMRNSKESIIGDTIHLKNQSASAAGSYQPQQPLVFAGVFPVDQSKHVALRSAIEKMVLNDSAVTVKVDSSPALGQGWRLGFLGLLHMEVFCQRLEQEHGAEPIITAPSVTYRLVLGNPKMIRQQGTDTMDISNAALFPDPSSIREYYEPLVMGTIITPTEYVGQIIGLCVERRGLQQSSVNIDEARILMKYVLPLSEIILDFHDRLKSISSGYASFSYEDNGYHLTHLVRLDIHLNGRPVDELCRIVHSSKATGVARHMVHKLKDLIPKQMVQIAIQACVGSKVLARETIKAYRKDVTAKLYGGDVTRRMKLLRQQSEGKKKMRLFANIRVPHETFINVLKR; encoded by the exons ATGCACAAGACTCTTTCAATCCGCTGGTCCCTTATCCAAGCGGTGGGCATTGTCCATTCCCATCCAGCCAGTCGGTGCAAGGGCACCGTACTTTGGCCATGGCAAGCAGCCTGCAGCTGGCGCAAGGGCCTATCCACAACAAATCGGGTCAAGGACGCGACGGCGGCATCAGAGTCTGACTCGGGTTCGGGCTCGGTATCGGAGCTGTCTCAGGATGCGCTCTTGAGGGACTTTGCCAAAATTCCGGTGGAGCGTATACGCAATTTCAGCATTATTGCCCATGTGGATCACGGCAAGAGCACCCTGGCCGATCGCTTGCTGGAGCTGACGGGGGCCATTTCAAAGAATGCCGGCCAGCATCAGGTGCTGGACAGCCTCCAAGTGGAGCGGGAGCGCGGCATCACAGTGAAGGCTCAAACGGCCTCCATCTACTACAAATACAAGGACGAGCTGTACCTTCTGAATCTGATAGACACGCCCGGCCACGTGGACTTCTCCAATGAG GTTTCCCGCTCGCTGGCAGCCTGCGATGGAGTCATCCTGCTGGTTGACGCATGCCACGGTGTCCAGGCCCAGACCGTGGCAAACTATCATCTGGCCAAGCAGCGGAATTTGACTGTGGTGCCGGTGCTCAACAAGATCGACATCAAGCATGCCAATCCCGAGCAGGTGTGCCACGACCTGCAGCTGTTATTCGGCATCGATCCCGCCGAGGTGCTCAAGGTGTCCGCCAAACTGGGCACGGGCGTTGCCCAGGTGCTGGAGCGAGTTATCGAGCTGATACCTGCGCCCACAGTGGATCGGAAAAGTGCGTTTCGTGCCCTGATCTTTGACAGCTGGTTCGACAAGTACCGCGGAGCACTCAACCTCATCTATGTGCTCAACgggcagctggagcagggccAGGACATTCAGTCGTTGGCCACCAAGAAGAGTTATCCCGTGAAGAGCATCTCGGTGCTGCGTCCGGTCGAGTGCAGTGTGGCTAGCCTGTCCGCCGGCCAGGTGGGGCTCATCGCCTGCAATATGCGCAACAGCAAGGAGTCCATCATTGGGGACACCATCCACCTGAAGAACCAGTCGGCCAGCGCCGCCGGCAGCTAccagccccagcagccacTTGTCTTCGCCGGCGTCTTCCCCGTGGATCAGTCCAAGCACGTGGCCCTGCGCAGTGCCATTGAGAAGATGGTGCTAAATGACTCAGCGGTCACCGTGAAGGTGGACTCGAGTCCGGCATTGGGGCAGGGCTGGCGGCTGGGCTTTCTCGGCCTGCTGCACATGGAGGTCTTCTGCCAGCGGCTAGAGCAGGAGCATGGCGCGGAGCCCATTATAACGGCACCGTCGGTTACGTACCGTCTAGTGTTGGGCAACCCCAAAATGATCCGTCAGCAGGGCACGGACACCATGGACATATCGAATGCGGCGCTCTTCCCCGACCCCAGCAGCATCCGGGAGTACTACGAGCCCCTGGTCATGGGCACCATCATCACGCCCACCGAGTACGTTGGCCAAATTATCGGCCTGTGTGTGGAGAGACGCGGACTGCAGCAGAGTTCGGTGAACATTGATGAGGCGCGTATTCTGATGAAGTACGTTCTGCCGCTGAGCGAAATCATACTGGACTTCCACGATCGCCTCAAGTCGATCAGCTCCGGGTACGCCAGCTTCAGCTACGAGGACAACGGCTACCATCTCACCCATCTGGTGCGTCTCGACATTCACCTGAATGGGCGGCCCGTCGACGAGCTGTGCCGCATTGTGCACAGCTCCAAGGCCACCGGCGTGGCCCGGCATATGGTGCACAAGCTCAAGGATCTCATACCCAAGCAGATGGTGCAGATAGCGATTCAGGCGTGTGTCGGCAGCAAGGTGCTCGCGCGCGAGACCATCAAAGCCTACCGCAAGGATGTCACTGCCAAGCTCTACGGCGGCGATGTGACGCGCCGCATGAAGCTGTTGCGACAGCAGTCAGAGGGTAAAAAGAAAATGCGTCTCTTTGCGAACATTCGTGTGCCCCACGAGACATTCATCAATGTGCTGAAGCGCTAG
- the LOC117899059 gene encoding septin-1, giving the protein MADTKGFSSIETPGYVGFANLPNQVHRKSVKKGFEFTLMVVGESGLGKSTLVNSLFLTDLYPERIIPDAIEKQKQTVKLEASTVEIEERGVKLRLTVVDTPGFGDAIDNSNSFSAILEYIDEQYERFLRDESGLNRRNIVDNRIHCCFYFISPFGHGLKPLDVEFMKKLHSKVNIVPVIAKADCLTKKEILRLKCRIMQEIEGHGIKIYPLPDCDSDEDEDYKEQVKQLKEAVPFAVCGANTLLEVKGKKVRGRLYPWGVVEVENPDHCDFIKLRTMLITHMQDLQEVTQEVHYENYRSDRLAKGIKVKENGIKQERDNNVNAQAQANNALSEKDRILQEKEAELARMTEMLAQMQARMQAQH; this is encoded by the exons atGGCTGATACAAAGGGC ttttccaGCATCGAGACGCCCGGCTATGTGGGCTTTGCCAATCTGCCCAATCAAGTGCATCGCAAGTCGGTGAAAAAGGGCTTCGAGTTCACGCTGATGGTGGTGGGTGAGTCCGGTTTGGGCAAGTCCACGCTGGTCAACAGTTTATTTCTGACGGATCTATACCCGGAACGCATCATACCCGATGCCATAG agaaacaaaagcaaacagtcAAGCTGGAGGCATCGACGGTGGAAATTGAGGAGCGCGGTGTCAAGCTGCGACTCACTGTTGTCGACACACCCGGCTTTGGTGACGCCATTGACAATTCCAACAGCTTCAGTGCCATACTCGAGTACATCGATGAGCAGTACGAGCGCTTCCTGCGCGACGAAAGCGGCCTCAATCGTCGCAACATTGTGGACAATCGCATACACTGTTGCTTCTACTTTATATCGCCCTTTGGGCACGG CCTGAAGCCATTGGATGTGGAGTTCATGAAGAAGCTTCACTCCAAGGTGAACATTGTGCCCGTTATTGCCAAAGCCGATTGCCTCACCAAAAAGGAGATATTGCGGCTCAAGTGCCGCATTATGCAGGAGATTGAGGGCCATGGCATCAAGATTTATCCACTGCCAGACTGTGATTCCGATGAGGATGAAGACTACAAGGAGCAAGTGAAGCAACTGAAGGAAGCTGTGCCTTTTGCCGTCTGCGGCGCCAATACACTACTCGAGGTCAAGGGCAAAAAGGTGCGCGGCCGTCTCTATCCCTGGGGTGTGGTCGAGGTCGAGAATCCCGATCACTGTGATTTCATAAAGCTGCGCACAATGCTGAT CACCCACATGCAGGACCTGCAGGAGGTAACGCAGGAGGTGCACTATGAGAATTATCGCTCCGATCGCCTGGCCAAAGGCATTAAGGTCAAGGAGAATGGCATCAAGCAGGAGCGTGACAACAATGTGAATGCTCAGGCACAGGCCAATAATGCGCTCTCGGAAAAGGATCGCATActgcaggagaaggaggcggAGCTGGCACGCATGACGGAAATGCTTGCACAAATGCAGGCACGCATGCAAGCGCAGCATTGA
- the LOC117898219 gene encoding LOW QUALITY PROTEIN: calpain-D (The sequence of the model RefSeq protein was modified relative to this genomic sequence to represent the inferred CDS: substituted 1 base at 1 genomic stop codon), with the protein MGTISSVLQWSCTKCNTINPTESLKCYNCGTVRKVFPSPTATLSSHQTVTATATTTTQRQPSTWIHRQRAPPHPAEALPADGESLDRSKTVTRNEYNKHVYKSLLRGCLKRPQRNSQNLPANCVDCEDTRKYIKSSIELYRHFSNPALNRRWICHACETDNNSVTWHCLICDTVSYLAPIYKDAIAGQELAAAGSVLGSKGDLLVDRSEPNNHHQHQHQHQEEQQQQQQQQQQQQQHSQKRQLKGSGRSGRFSLFRRTQSLSTAIDKSSSGRSCHICYVNNQSKDIFNLPQSKPQLVAAGAPPLASCSNSRFAIANDTFCRRKQNNNNKNQNKVVRESCAKKKYNFTITTLSRSAAKEVPKSIAKPLRQQLLLQQQQQQQPTTKQQQANAQREPAAVSMNPTQFTIPRNGVFIAVNEWSEPTTSSNVASGKRTQQQQQQQQQQHNNNNNNSSNSNKNNNKEQQQLYENDCVALAQQQLRASAAQAAQIAATAVAVPEISSPVAVAAAEQPLPAMPIYAQVNKQHKLKKKQQQQQQQEALANNNGLNSVEAAAAADNGSGSEAVTGFGCLGASTDGSGEASETESSSTQPELHVEEHSIYAKVWKGPRKATESKITHEPRPNAASSSSSAATVGQRNDNKPLLVLAAHSSRSKMWTCIKCSYAYNRLWLQSCEMCEAKLEQQQQQQQQQAGAXTAQNSPEFVLINCLAETPTHRDEPWTCKKCTLVNYSTAMACIVCGGSKLKSISSIEDMTLRKGEFWTCSHCTLKNSLHYGMCSACKSIRLLPVETVRERPDGQSYEEQDAAAAAAAATAAGQHLPAGSAGNEAKTPTVMSMPMPMPLSMPMAMPMPMLQLPAAVVHRGSRSPSPMPQQQQQQSQSQMQPVRSSSGAIPKRHSTGGSIVPRNISIAGLAAGTSAYNIQQQGTPAAAGAKKWQCPACTYENCAASVVCDICSSPRGLVNAVIGDALSRKSIRVALTDIRQESKLMENLRQLEETEALTKWQNIIQYCRDNNELFVDDSFPPAPKSLYYNPASSATEGNPVVQWRRPHEINCDGGAYPPWAVFRTPLPSDICQGVLGNCWLLSALAVLAEREDLVKEVLVTKEICAQGAYQVRLCKDGKWTTVLVDDLLPCDKRGHLVYSQAKRKQLWVPLIEKAVAKIHGCYEALVSGRAIEGLATLTGAPCESIPLQASSLPMPSEDELDKDLIWAQLLSSRCVRFLMGASCGGGNMKVDEEEYQHKGLRPRHAYSVLDVKDIQGHRLLKLRNPWGHYSWRGDWSDDSSLWTDDLRDALMPHGASEGVFWISFEDVLNYFDCIDICKVRSGWNEVRLQGTLQPLCSISCVLLTVLEPTEAEFTLFQEGQRNSEKSQRSQLDLCVVIFRTRSPAAPEIGRLVEHSKRQVRGFVGCHKMLERDIYLLVCLAFNHWHTGIEDPHQYPQCILAIHSSKRLLVEQIIPSPHLLADAIISLTLTKGQRHEGREGMTAYYLTKGWAGLVVMVENRHENKWIHVKCDCQESYNVVSTRGELKTVDSVPPLQRQVIIVLTQLEGSGGFSIAHRLTHRLANSRGLHDWGPPGATHCPPIENVHGLHAPRLIT; encoded by the exons ATGGGCACCATCTCATCGGTGCTGCAGTGGTCGTGCACCAAGTGCAATACGATCAATCCAACTGAATCTCTCAAATGCTACAATTGCGGTACTGTGCGCAAGGTGTTTCCCAGTCCTACCGCAACATTGTCGTCGCACCAGACGGtcacagcgacagcaacaacaactacacaGCGACAGCCCAGCACTTGGATACATCGACAGCGAGCACCCCCGCATCCGGCAGAAGCGTTGCCAGCTGATGGAGAGTCGCTGGATAGGAGCAAAACGGTAACCAG AAATGAATACAACAAACATGTCTACAAGTCGCTGCTGCGCGGCTGTCTGAAGCGACCGCAGCGGAATAGCCAGAACCTGCCCGCCAATTGCGTGGATTGCGAGGATACGCGAAAGTACATCAAGAGCTCCATCGAGCTGTATCGCCACTTCTCGAATCCGGCGTTGAACCGACGCTGGATCTGCCACGCCTGCGAGACGGACAACAATTCGGTGACCTGGCACTGCTTGATCTGTGACACGGTCAGCTATCTGGCGCCCATCTACAAGGACGCAATTGCTGGCcaagagctggctgctgctggcagtgtgTTGGGCAGCAAGGGGGATTTGCTGGTGGACAGATCGGAACCGAATAATcatcaccagcatcagcaccagcaccaggaggagcaacagcaacagcaacagcagcaacaacaacaacaacaacattcccAAAAACGACAGCTCAAGGGCAGTGGTCGCAGCGGTAGATTCTCACTATTTCGTCGCACCCAAAGCCTGAGCACGGCCATTGACAAGAGCTCCTCGGGTCGCAGCTGTCACATTTGCTATGTGAACAATCAGAGCAAGGATATCTTCAATTTGCCGCAATCCAAGCCGCAGCTAGTGGCCGCAG GTGCTCCTCcgttggccagctgcagcaattcccgttttgccattgccaatgaCACATTCTGTCGCCGCAAGcagaacaacaataacaagaacCAAAATAAAGTTGTGCGCGAAAGTTGCgccaaaaagaaatataattttacgATCACAACGCTGTCGCGATCGGCGGCCAAGGAGGTGCCCAAGTCGATAGCCAAGCCGCTGCGACAGCAactcctcctgcagcagcagcagcagcagcagccgacgaCGAAGCAACAGCAAGCGAATGCGCAGcgtgagccagcagcagtgagTATGAATCCAACACAGTTCACCATACCGAGGAACGGAGTCTTCATAGCGGTCAATGAGTGGTCAGAGCCGACAACCAGCAGCAATGTGGCCAGTGGAAAGCgcactcagcagcagcagcagcagcagcagcagcaacacaataacaacaacaacaacagcagcaatagcaacaaaaacaacaacaaggagcaacagcagctatACGAGAACGATTGCGTGGCcttggcccagcagcagctgagggcAAGCGCGGCACAGGCAGCACAGATAGCAGCAACCGCCGTGGCTGTGCCCGAGATTAGCTcacctgtggctgtggctgcggctgagcagccgctgccggcAATGCCCATCTACGCACAGGTGAACAAGCAGCACAAGctcaaaaagaaacagcagcagcagcagcagcaggaagcgctggccaacaacaatggcCTCAACAGCGttgaggcggcagcagcagcggacaacggcagtggcagcgaagCTGTGACAGGATTTGGTTGCCTGGGCGCCAGCACCGATGGCAGCGGCGAGGCCAGCGAAACAGAATCGAGCAGCACACAGCCGGAGCTGCATGTCGAAGAGCATTCCATTTACGCCAAGGTCTGGAAGGGACCACGCAAGGCGACAGAATCGAAAAT CACGCATGAACCGCGTCCCAACGCCGCCTCAAGCTCAAGCTCAGCAGCGACTGTCGGGCAACGCAACGACAATAAgccgctgctggtgttggCTGCCcacagcagtcgcagcaagATGTGGACATGCATCAAATGTTCCTACGCCTACAATCGTCTCTGGCTGCAGTCCTGCGAGATGTGCGAGGccaagctggagcagcagcagcaacagcagcagcagcaggcaggtgCGTAAACGGCGCAGAACTCTCCCGAATTTGTGTTAATAAATTGTCTTGCAGAGACACCCACGCATCGCGATGAACCGTGGACCTGCAAAAAGTGCACGCTGGTCAACTACTCGACGGCCATGGCCTGCATTGTGTGTGGCGGCTCCAAGCTGAAGAGCATCTCCTCCATCGAAGACATGACGCTGCGCAAGGGCGAGTTCTGGACCTGCAGCCATTGCACGCTGAAGAACTCGCTGCATTACGGCATGTGCAGTGCCTGCAAGTCGATACGCCTGCTGCCGGTCGAGACGGTGCGCGAGCGTCCCGACGGCCAGTCGTATGAGGAGCAAgacgcagccgctgccgcagccgcagccactgctgctgggcagcaTCTACCAGCGGGCAGCGCTGGCAATGAGGCGAAGACGCCCACAGTCATGTCTATGCCCATGCCGATGCCACTGtccatgcccatggccatgcccatgcctatgctgcagctgcccgcAGCTGTGGTGCATCGTGGCTCGCGCAGTCCATCGcccatgccacagcagcagcagcagcaatcgcaatcgcagaTGCAGCCAGTGAGAAGCTCCTCGGGTGCCATACCAAAAAGACACAGCACCGGCGGCTCCATTGTCCCACGTAACATTTCCATTGCCGGGCTGGCGGCCGGCACTTCGGCCTACAACATACAGCAGCAGGGaacgccagcagctgctggcgccaAGAAGTGGCAGTGTCCGGCCTGCACGTACGAGAACTGCGCCGCCTCCGTGGTCTGCGACATCTGCTCGAGTCCGCGCGGCCTGGTGAACGCTGTCATCGGGGATGCTCTGTCCAGGAAGTCCATACGCGTGGCCCTCACCGACATCAGGCAGGAGAGCAAGCTGATGGAGAACCTGCGCCAGCTGGAGGAGACCGAGGCGCTGACCAAGTGGCAGAATATCATTCAGTATTGCCGCGACAACAATGAGCTCTTCGTGGACGACTCCTTTCCGCCAGCGCCCAAGAGTCTCTACTACAACCCGGCGAGCAGCGCCACCGAGGGCAATCCCGTGGTGCAGTGGCGTCGCCCCCACGAAATCAACTGCGACGGTGGGGCGTATCCACCGTGGGCTGTGTTTCGCACTCCCCTGCCGTCGGACATCTGCCAGGGTGTGCTGGgcaactgctggctgctcagCGCATTGGCCGTGCTGGCGGAGCGGGAGGATCTGGTGAAGGAGGTGCTCGTGACGAAGGAGATATGCGCACAGGGCGCCTACCAGGTGCGCCTCTGCAAGGATGGCAAGTGGACCACGGTGCTGGTGGATGATCTGCTGCCGTGCGACAAGCGCGGCCACTTGGTCTACTCGCAGGCGAAGCGGAAGCAGCTCTGGGTGCCGCTGATCGAGAAGGCGGTGGCCAAGATTCATGGCTGCTACGAGGCACTCGTCTCCGGCCGTGCCATCGAGGGCTTGGCCACGCTGACGGGCGCTCCCTGTGAGAGCATACCGCTGCAGGCCAGCtccctgcccatgcccagcGAGGATGAGCTCGATAAGGATCTGATTTGGGCGCAACTTTTGAGCTCGCGCTGCGTGCGGTTCCTCATGGGCGccagctgcggcggcggcaacatgAAGGTCGACGAGGAGGAGTATCAGCACAAGGGACTGCGTCCCCGGCACGCCTACTCCGTGCTGGACGTGAAGGATATACAGGGGCATCGGCTGCTGAAGCTGCGCAATCCCTGGGGCCACTATTCGTGGCGTGGCGACTGGTCGGATGACTCCTCGCTGTGGACGGACGACCTGCGGGACGCCCTGATGCCGCACGGCGCCTCCGAGGGCGTCTTCTGGATCTCCTTCGAGGACGTGCTCAACTATTTCGACTGCATCGATATCTGCAAGGTGCGCTCCGGCTGGAATGAGGTGCGCCTGCAGGGCACACTGCAGCCCCTGTGCTCCATCTCCTGTGTGCTGCTCACCGTGCTGGAGCCCACCGAGGCGGAATTTACGCTCTTCCAGGAGGGTCAGCGCAATTCCGAGAAGTCACAGCGCTCCCAATTGGATCTCTGTGTTGTGATATTCCGCACCCGCTCGCCGGCGGCACCCGAAATCGGGCGTCTCGTGGAGCACAGCAAGCGGCAG GTGCGCGGCTTTGTGGGCTGCCACAAGATGCTGGAGCGTGACATCTACTTGCTGGTTTGCCTCGCCTTCAATCACTGGCACACTGGCATCGAGGATCCGCATCAGTATCCGCAGTGCATCCTCGCCATCCACAGCTCAAAGCGTCTGCTTGTGGAGCAGATAATACCCTCGCCGCATCTCCTGGCCGATGCCATCATCAGTCTGACGCTGACCAAGGGCCAACGGCACGAGGGACGCGAGGGTATGACCGCCTATTACCTCACCAAG GGCTGGGCGGGTCTGGTTGTGATGGTTGAGAATCGGCACGAGAACAAGTGGATTCATGTCAAGTGCGACTGCCAGGAGAGCTACAATGTGGTGTCCACACGAGGCGAGCTCAAGACCGTGGACTCGGTGCCGCCGCTACAAAG GCAAGTGATTATTGTGCTAACCCAGCTGGAGGGCAGCGGCGGCTTTAGCATCGCTCATCGTCTCACGCATCGGCTGGCCAACTCGCGGGGCCTGCACGACTGGGGACCGCCTGGAGCCACGCACTGTCCACCAATCGAAAATGTACACGGGCTGCATGCACCGCGCCTGATCACCTAA